One Dreissena polymorpha isolate Duluth1 chromosome 9, UMN_Dpol_1.0, whole genome shotgun sequence genomic window carries:
- the LOC127844945 gene encoding uncharacterized protein LOC127844945 gives MEDVLIHAVKPSFFLLTPHPYRQEMLDDINTNAKNLSNKRPTRAPSANAIRNIDISRPNERTSSLHATAIRSSGSLPRTPSIETPLGLVRNTSSNSMEPVRMHSGTSSENFKREISTYKLNAMPALAEDEIVLDEETGSSRRSSKTNDKSKIKRTKPKRVSQDAFAEVELESEDMAESGNLVPPAVGKKEASRRFTRVKKFFVRFFACTRANKNDEFENGQRV, from the exons ATGGAGGATGTGTTGATTCACGCAGTAAAGCCGTCCTTTTTCTTGCTCACTCCCCATCCTTACAGACAGGAAATGC TTGATGACATCAACACCAATGCAAAGAACCTTAGCAACAAACGACCCACACGCGCTCCGTCTGCCAATGCCATCCGAAATATCGACATTTCTCGACCAAACGAGCGGACATCCAGTCTACACGCGACCGCAATTAGAAGCTCCGGGAGTTTACCGAGAACGCCATCTATCGAGACGCCACTCGGACTAGTACGGAATACATCGTCAAACTCCATGGAACCAGTTCGCATGCATAGCGGAACCAGCTCGGAAAATTTTAAGCGGGAAATCAGTACATATAAATTGAATGCCATGCCCGCTTTAGCTGAAGATGAGATTGTTCTAGACGAAGAAACCGGTTCAAGCAGACGTTCATCTAAAACAAACGATAAATCGAAAATCAAGCGGACTAAACCGAAACGAGTTTCTCAAGATGCATTTGCAGAAGTTGAGCTAGAATCAGAAGACATGGCGGAGTCTGGCAATCTGGTTCCTCCCGCAGTGGGTAAAAAGGAGGCGTCGCGAAGATTCACGAGGGTTAAAAAGTTCTTTGTAAGATTTTTCGCATGCACCAGGGCTAACAAAAATGACGAGTTCGAAAACGGACAACGGGTCTGA
- the LOC127844597 gene encoding cytochrome c oxidase subunit 4 isoform 1, mitochondrial-like, with translation MLSRIPAKAVVHINTRALSQSAPRLTTAVTRVDALVEKSTSQPDSSKISQAIKDLWYPQIGNRDIVGPSIWTSHDYHDTPDQPYPAVRFAENTSEVLALRAKEKGDWNSLTMEEKKQLYRNSFRQTFAEMNAPTGSYKRIFIHVFYIVGFSILYQLYFSLTCVPPKARAYSEEIETGRMQRMVMMGMNPVAGLASKYDYEKNEWKK, from the exons ATGTTATCACGCATCCCAGCAAAGGCTGTGGTCCACATTAACACAAGGGCCCTATCCCAGAGTGCCCCTCGTTTGACCACAGCTGTCACCAGGGTTGACGCCCTAGTTGAGAAGTCCACAAGTCAGCCGGACAGCTCCAAGATTTCTCAGGCTATTAAAGATTTATGGTACCCTCAAATAG GCAACCGTGACATCGTCGGACCAAGTATATGGACGAGTCACGACTACCACGACACCCCTGACCAGCCGTACCCGGCAGTGAGGTTTGCAGAAAATACCAGCGAGGTCCTGGCTCTCAGGGCGAAAGAGAAGGGGGACTGGAATAGCCTTACCATGGAGGAGAAGAAACAAT TGTACAGGAATTCCTTCCGCCAGACATTTGCGGAGATGAATGCTCCCACAGGGAGCTACAAGAGGATCTTCATCCATGTGTTTTACATTGTGGGCTTCTCCATTCTCTACCAGCTCTACTTTAGTCTTACTT GTGTCCCACCAAAGGCAAGAGCGTACAGTGAGGAGATTGAGACGGGCCGCATGCAGAGGATGGTCATGATGGGAATGAACCCAGTGGCCGGTCTGGCCTCCAAGTATGACTACGAGAAGAATGAATGGAAGAAATAG